A region of Panicum virgatum strain AP13 chromosome 8N, P.virgatum_v5, whole genome shotgun sequence DNA encodes the following proteins:
- the LOC120686298 gene encoding uncharacterized protein LOC120686298 isoform X2 — MIAALWVICGVIFLGTILVSKIFCTKRKERYTDFDYFLERYQILTVILCIILAVFVIVASAVALRGTVEFHSRAESVKEIIGTTALEATATIYNITGAIEMMQNTSKLYNYTSQAWDHLNSTVDVLNSEAMEIQAKAEKNMRLVTRGINTLELVTILTVVLNLVAVLVLLVGSPLKLQKLCYLCTAFCWILTTLFWVYFGLYYFFDKFAADTCMALDEYQLNPQNSTLGTIIPCSEKLSGSIILHDVGAGIHDIIDQVNSNIYTIKSEYPVKQLDYICNPFAGPPDYRYRPQNCPSGAITIGDIPQILKRLTCSDFGGAANCRPADLSSAIDYDKVQTYTSSIQNVLDIFPGTERLVSCELVKAGFADVVGNQCAPLRRGARTAWAALAALSAAMALLLLVLVVAAAGGARRHPGDDRLSVRHLTSATNSEISEAEFAEMHAKKVRIRGGP, encoded by the exons ATGATTGCAGCATTGTGGGTTATTTGTGGTGTCATTTTTCTGGGAACTATATTAGTCTCCAAGATTTTCTGcacaaaaaggaaagaaagataCACTGACTTCGACTATTTCCTAGAGAGATACCAAATTTTGACTGTCATACTCTGTATCATCCTCGCAGTTTTTGTCAT AGTTGCATCAGCTGTCGCCCTTCGCGGCACGGTAGAATTCCACTCAAGAGCAGAATCTGTGAAAGAGATCATTGGGACGACTGCACTTGAGGCTACAGCAACCATTTACAACATAACAGGAGCTATTGAGATGATGCAGAACACATCAAAGCTGTACAACTACACCAGTCAAGCATGGGATCATCTGAACTCCACGGTAGATGTGCTCAActccgaagcaatggagattcAGGCGAAGGCGGAGAAGAACATGCGCCTGGTCACTAGAGGGATCAACACATT GGAACTTGTAACCATTTTAACCGTGGTGCTGAATCTTGTAGCAGTTCTAGTGTTGTTGG TAGGGAGCCCTCTAAAACTGCAAAAACTGTGCTACTT GTGCACGGCCTTCTGCTGGATACTGACAACCctcttctgggtgtacttcggcCTGTACTACTTCTTCGACAAGTTCGCCGCCGACACGTGTATGGCCCTGGACGAGTACCAGCTGAACCCTCAGAACAGCACGCTGGGCACCATCATTCCCTGCAGCGAGAAGCTCTCCGGCAGCATAATTCTGCACGACGTCGGTGCAGGGATCCATGACATCATAGATCAGGTGAATTCAAACATTTACACAATTAAATCAGAGTATCCGGTGAAGCAGCTGGACTACATCTGCAACCCGTTTGCTGGGCCACCTGACTACCGGTACCGGCCACAGAACTGCCCGTCCGGCGCCATCACCATCGGCGACATCCCTCAG ATCCTGAAGAGGCTGACGTGCTCGGActtcggcggcgccgccaactgccggccggccgacctgtcgtcggcgatcgactACGACAAGGTGCAGACCTACACGAGCTCCATCCAGAACGTGCTGGACATCTTCCCGGGCACGGAGCGGCTGGTAAGCTGCGAGCTGGTGAAGGCCGGCTTCGCGGACGTCGTGGGCAACCAGTGCGCCCcgctgcggcgcggcgcgcgcacggcgtgggccgcgctcgccgcgctgtccgcggccatggcgctgctgctgctcgtgctcgtggtcgccgcggccggcggcgcgcgccgccaccccggcGACGACCGCCTGTCGGTGCGGCACCTCACGTCGGCGACCAACTCGGAGATCTCGGAGGCGGAGTTCGCCGAGATGCACGCCAAGAAAGTGCGGATCCGGGGCGGGCCGTGA
- the LOC120686298 gene encoding uncharacterized protein LOC120686298 isoform X1 codes for MEPRRLEQLVFLLCCFAAITCRLHALAQAQTTLQHPTGAAGRILSEAANRSESALSVRTRRIDPLDGLRKYEGGYNITDKHYWSSTIFTGRSGYMIAALWVICGVIFLGTILVSKIFCTKRKERYTDFDYFLERYQILTVILCIILAVFVIVASAVALRGTVEFHSRAESVKEIIGTTALEATATIYNITGAIEMMQNTSKLYNYTSQAWDHLNSTVDVLNSEAMEIQAKAEKNMRLVTRGINTLELVTILTVVLNLVAVLVLLVGSPLKLQKLCYLCTAFCWILTTLFWVYFGLYYFFDKFAADTCMALDEYQLNPQNSTLGTIIPCSEKLSGSIILHDVGAGIHDIIDQVNSNIYTIKSEYPVKQLDYICNPFAGPPDYRYRPQNCPSGAITIGDIPQILKRLTCSDFGGAANCRPADLSSAIDYDKVQTYTSSIQNVLDIFPGTERLVSCELVKAGFADVVGNQCAPLRRGARTAWAALAALSAAMALLLLVLVVAAAGGARRHPGDDRLSVRHLTSATNSEISEAEFAEMHAKKVRIRGGP; via the exons ATGGAACCGAGGAGGTTGGAGCAGTTAGTGTTCCTGCTCTGCTGCTTCGCGGCAATCACATGCAGGTTACACGCACTGGCTCAGGCCCAAACCACTCTGCAACACCCCACTGGAGCAG CGGGTAGGATTTTGTCGGAGGCTGCGAACAGATCGGAGAGCGCTCTATCGGTAAGAACAAGAAGAATTGATCCTCTTGATGGTCTGAGGAAGTATGAGGGAGGGTACAATATCACTGACAAGCATTACTGGAGT TCGACCATATTTACAGGTAGATCTGGATACATGATTGCAGCATTGTGGGTTATTTGTGGTGTCATTTTTCTGGGAACTATATTAGTCTCCAAGATTTTCTGcacaaaaaggaaagaaagataCACTGACTTCGACTATTTCCTAGAGAGATACCAAATTTTGACTGTCATACTCTGTATCATCCTCGCAGTTTTTGTCAT AGTTGCATCAGCTGTCGCCCTTCGCGGCACGGTAGAATTCCACTCAAGAGCAGAATCTGTGAAAGAGATCATTGGGACGACTGCACTTGAGGCTACAGCAACCATTTACAACATAACAGGAGCTATTGAGATGATGCAGAACACATCAAAGCTGTACAACTACACCAGTCAAGCATGGGATCATCTGAACTCCACGGTAGATGTGCTCAActccgaagcaatggagattcAGGCGAAGGCGGAGAAGAACATGCGCCTGGTCACTAGAGGGATCAACACATT GGAACTTGTAACCATTTTAACCGTGGTGCTGAATCTTGTAGCAGTTCTAGTGTTGTTGG TAGGGAGCCCTCTAAAACTGCAAAAACTGTGCTACTT GTGCACGGCCTTCTGCTGGATACTGACAACCctcttctgggtgtacttcggcCTGTACTACTTCTTCGACAAGTTCGCCGCCGACACGTGTATGGCCCTGGACGAGTACCAGCTGAACCCTCAGAACAGCACGCTGGGCACCATCATTCCCTGCAGCGAGAAGCTCTCCGGCAGCATAATTCTGCACGACGTCGGTGCAGGGATCCATGACATCATAGATCAGGTGAATTCAAACATTTACACAATTAAATCAGAGTATCCGGTGAAGCAGCTGGACTACATCTGCAACCCGTTTGCTGGGCCACCTGACTACCGGTACCGGCCACAGAACTGCCCGTCCGGCGCCATCACCATCGGCGACATCCCTCAG ATCCTGAAGAGGCTGACGTGCTCGGActtcggcggcgccgccaactgccggccggccgacctgtcgtcggcgatcgactACGACAAGGTGCAGACCTACACGAGCTCCATCCAGAACGTGCTGGACATCTTCCCGGGCACGGAGCGGCTGGTAAGCTGCGAGCTGGTGAAGGCCGGCTTCGCGGACGTCGTGGGCAACCAGTGCGCCCcgctgcggcgcggcgcgcgcacggcgtgggccgcgctcgccgcgctgtccgcggccatggcgctgctgctgctcgtgctcgtggtcgccgcggccggcggcgcgcgccgccaccccggcGACGACCGCCTGTCGGTGCGGCACCTCACGTCGGCGACCAACTCGGAGATCTCGGAGGCGGAGTTCGCCGAGATGCACGCCAAGAAAGTGCGGATCCGGGGCGGGCCGTGA